A region from the Bacillota bacterium genome encodes:
- a CDS encoding MmgE/PrpD family protein: MQQQEKGYLADELAGYVAKLSFEHLPPEVSEKVKLMVLDTIGVTIYGSSMPWAQAVYQFVKQQGGEPQATIVRFGGRTSATLAAFVNGTFAHSNDFDDQYALGPLHSSASVWTAIPVAEMLGQGGKDVITSIVIGYDITTRLAEACFSAPSGERALTNRGFQGQAVCGVLASAAQTGKQLGLDPARVASALGIAGSYPGGTIEFLQDGSDTKRFHFGKASQQGITAAMLAQHGFKGPRSIIEGHKGFLHAYSGDYDASKVTEDLGKRFDVMWASIKYFPVMYGNETAIEAFLALVKRHNIKAEDVEEVDVKIRTMFVPYSIAYGGDTSEKYDPSTSFSAQMSIPYNLAIAMEHGTVRLEHFEGENWRSPGVSEFAKKVKVEAIEDFDRLSRRDAYTPSRVTIKLKDGRKLVETRFHPKGDPRNPMTYDEVCAKFFDASTRFIPRSKAESIVSLVGRLEEIDDIRELTSLLH, translated from the coding sequence TTGCAGCAGCAAGAGAAAGGGTATCTGGCGGACGAGTTAGCAGGATACGTGGCAAAACTGAGCTTCGAGCACTTGCCGCCTGAGGTGAGCGAGAAGGTGAAGCTTATGGTTCTGGACACGATCGGTGTCACCATATACGGCTCGTCGATGCCTTGGGCGCAAGCGGTCTACCAGTTTGTTAAGCAACAGGGAGGCGAGCCGCAGGCCACGATCGTGCGGTTTGGCGGGCGTACGTCGGCCACCCTGGCAGCGTTCGTGAACGGCACCTTTGCCCACAGCAATGACTTCGATGACCAGTACGCACTGGGTCCGCTTCACTCCTCTGCTTCGGTTTGGACCGCCATACCGGTGGCCGAGATGCTGGGGCAGGGCGGCAAGGACGTGATCACGTCGATCGTCATCGGCTACGACATTACCACCAGGTTAGCGGAGGCGTGTTTCAGCGCGCCCTCGGGAGAAAGGGCCTTGACCAACCGGGGGTTTCAGGGCCAGGCGGTCTGCGGGGTCCTGGCATCAGCGGCTCAGACGGGAAAGCAACTCGGGCTCGACCCAGCCAGGGTTGCCTCCGCCCTGGGCATTGCCGGGAGCTACCCGGGCGGAACCATAGAATTCCTCCAAGATGGGTCGGACACGAAGCGCTTCCACTTCGGCAAGGCCTCCCAGCAAGGCATTACGGCGGCGATGCTCGCCCAGCATGGCTTTAAGGGACCTCGCAGCATCATCGAGGGGCACAAGGGGTTCCTTCATGCGTACTCGGGGGACTATGACGCCAGCAAGGTGACAGAGGACTTGGGAAAACGCTTCGACGTGATGTGGGCTTCTATCAAGTATTTCCCTGTGATGTATGGGAATGAAACCGCGATCGAAGCCTTCCTGGCGCTGGTTAAGCGGCACAATATCAAGGCCGAGGACGTCGAGGAGGTCGACGTCAAGATTCGTACCATGTTCGTCCCGTATTCCATTGCGTATGGGGGCGACACGAGCGAAAAGTACGACCCGTCGACCAGCTTCTCTGCCCAGATGAGTATTCCCTACAACCTGGCGATCGCGATGGAGCACGGCACCGTCCGCTTGGAACACTTCGAGGGCGAGAACTGGCGGAGCCCTGGGGTTAGCGAGTTCGCGAAGAAGGTGAAGGTGGAGGCCATCGAAGATTTCGACCGCCTCTCCAGGAGGGATGCCTATACGCCGTCCCGGGTGACCATCAAGCTCAAGGATGGGCGCAAGCTCGTCGAGACCAGGTTCCACCCCAAGGGTGATCCCCGGAATCCCATGACCTACGACGAAGTGTGTGCCAAGTTCTTCGATGCGTCCACCCGGTTCATTCCTCGTTCCAAAGCGGAAAGCATCGTCAGTCTCGTCGGCCGGTTGGAGGAGATAGACGACATTCGGGAACTCACCTCTCTTCTTCACTGA
- a CDS encoding DUF2848 family protein, with protein MSRFLYGGFAGRDERAVQAHIEELRRIGVSPPMETPTLNALPASLLTTGGVVEVLGHNTSGEVEYVIVFDGDEILVGVGSDHTDRELEKQDIRVSKQVCAKVLAPVLWEYAAVENHWDELVIRSWVHESGESEPRLYQESSVAELLDVRAWMEVLSKRLGDRTDGVVLFSGTVPVFGGALVCGESYAIGLEDPVLRREIRYSYRVKFVACHGR; from the coding sequence GTGTCGCGGTTCCTGTACGGGGGGTTTGCCGGCAGGGATGAGAGGGCAGTTCAGGCCCACATTGAGGAACTGAGGAGAATCGGGGTCAGTCCTCCCATGGAAACCCCCACACTCAACGCCCTCCCGGCTTCGCTTCTCACGACTGGCGGTGTGGTCGAGGTGCTAGGGCACAACACGTCTGGGGAAGTGGAGTATGTGATTGTTTTTGACGGAGACGAGATCTTGGTGGGGGTGGGCAGCGACCATACTGATCGGGAGCTGGAAAAGCAGGATATACGTGTGTCAAAGCAGGTGTGTGCAAAGGTCCTTGCGCCGGTGCTCTGGGAATACGCCGCCGTGGAGAACCACTGGGATGAGCTGGTTATCAGATCGTGGGTACACGAATCTGGCGAGAGCGAGCCTCGGCTCTACCAGGAGTCATCGGTGGCCGAGTTACTTGACGTTCGTGCGTGGATGGAGGTGCTGAGCAAGCGCCTCGGGGACCGCACGGACGGGGTCGTGTTGTTTTCGGGCACTGTTCCGGTTTTTGGCGGCGCTCTCGTGTGCGGAGAGTCGTATGCGATTGGCCTCGAGGACCCTGTCCTGCGAAGGGAGATCAGGTACTCCTACCGGGTGAAGTTCGTGGCGTGCCATGGGAGGTGA
- a CDS encoding tripartite tricarboxylate transporter TctB family protein, whose protein sequence is MVVRNEAVTTGLIGITLGAFGLAQAWSLPVFARGVPQEGFMPLLIGGALLITGVSLLVGGLVRGQLTTTVSSAAPRTTLYLMCLVVAYVFLLQIVGFLLSTWILCTGTIRAWRRYGWPAALLYGGIISLLLHLCFSAWMKMPLPRPFWA, encoded by the coding sequence GTGGTTGTCCGCAACGAAGCGGTCACTACCGGATTGATCGGGATAACCCTGGGCGCGTTTGGCCTTGCGCAAGCCTGGAGCCTTCCAGTCTTCGCGAGGGGTGTGCCGCAGGAAGGTTTCATGCCACTGCTAATCGGTGGGGCCCTGTTGATCACGGGCGTTAGCCTGCTCGTGGGAGGGCTCGTGCGGGGGCAGCTGACGACCACGGTCTCCTCCGCGGCTCCGCGTACAACTCTCTATCTCATGTGCCTCGTGGTGGCCTACGTCTTTTTGCTTCAGATAGTGGGGTTTCTTCTCAGCACCTGGATCCTTTGCACCGGCACGATCAGGGCCTGGCGTCGGTACGGGTGGCCGGCGGCGCTTCTTTATGGTGGCATCATCTCGCTACTGTTGCATCTGTGCTTTTCAGCCTGGATGAAGATGCCGCTGCCTAGACCCTTTTGGGCATAG
- a CDS encoding tripartite tricarboxylate transporter permease → MEALGHLWHGFSVALSPINLLYCAIGSLVGTLVGVLPGLGSTATIAILLPVLSGLPPATAIIALAGIYYGAMYGGSTTAILINTPGEAASVITAADGYAMARQGRAGPALGMAAVSSFVAGTLSLFGLVLLAPPLADAALTFGPAERFALMVLGLSMVISLAGKSLQKGLLSGLAGLLVGMVGLDPMTGVPRFTLGSPTLLGGIDFISVIVGLFAIAEIFVNVQEQTRSIYEGKLKGLLPTRKDLRDCTGAMGRSTIVGFLLGLLPGVTPAVASFLTYDIEKKFARDPSRFGHGAIEGVAAAEGANNSATSGGLVPLFTLGIPTTPALAVLLGGLMIYGLQPGPLLFEQHADFAWPVIASMYIGNVMLLVLNLPLVGLWAKLTQVPYPILSAGILGVCVIGTYGVRNNVFDVWMMVVFGVVGFLMKKWDVPAVPLVIALVLSEALETSLRQALKISGGSLMIFTRPLSLAILLLALASFGVSLYSRAKEGRLAGAIEAGGEDVG, encoded by the coding sequence ATGGAAGCACTTGGTCACTTGTGGCACGGTTTTTCGGTAGCCCTGTCTCCCATTAATCTGCTGTACTGCGCCATAGGCTCCCTGGTGGGTACGCTGGTGGGGGTGCTTCCCGGGCTTGGATCTACGGCAACCATTGCCATCCTGCTGCCGGTGCTGTCCGGGCTTCCCCCGGCGACCGCCATCATTGCCCTTGCCGGGATATACTACGGGGCTATGTATGGGGGCTCCACTACCGCGATTCTGATCAATACTCCTGGGGAAGCAGCGAGTGTCATCACCGCCGCAGACGGCTACGCCATGGCCCGGCAGGGAAGGGCAGGTCCCGCCCTGGGTATGGCGGCGGTGTCTTCGTTTGTCGCGGGAACGCTGAGCCTGTTCGGACTTGTACTGTTGGCGCCACCGCTTGCGGATGCTGCTTTGACGTTCGGTCCTGCCGAACGATTCGCGCTCATGGTGTTGGGATTAAGCATGGTGATCAGCCTGGCTGGCAAGTCTCTGCAAAAGGGCTTGCTGTCGGGGCTCGCGGGGCTTCTGGTGGGTATGGTAGGCCTGGATCCCATGACCGGGGTGCCGCGCTTCACCCTGGGTAGTCCGACCTTGCTGGGTGGGATCGACTTCATAAGCGTGATCGTGGGTCTCTTCGCGATAGCAGAGATCTTCGTAAATGTGCAGGAGCAGACGAGGAGCATATATGAGGGCAAACTAAAGGGGCTTTTGCCCACGCGCAAGGATCTCAGGGACTGCACGGGCGCGATGGGGAGGAGCACCATCGTGGGGTTCTTGTTAGGCCTGCTTCCCGGGGTTACCCCTGCCGTGGCTTCCTTCCTCACCTATGACATAGAGAAGAAGTTTGCGCGGGACCCGAGTCGGTTTGGCCATGGCGCTATAGAAGGAGTTGCGGCAGCGGAAGGAGCCAACAATTCGGCGACCAGTGGAGGTCTGGTGCCGCTGTTCACACTGGGCATTCCTACTACGCCGGCTCTCGCCGTCCTGCTGGGCGGGCTCATGATTTACGGACTGCAACCCGGGCCGCTGCTCTTTGAGCAGCATGCCGACTTTGCCTGGCCGGTCATCGCAAGCATGTACATCGGCAACGTGATGCTCCTAGTCCTCAACTTGCCGCTGGTGGGTCTGTGGGCCAAACTCACTCAGGTACCGTATCCGATCCTGTCAGCCGGGATCCTTGGAGTTTGTGTGATCGGGACGTATGGCGTACGAAACAACGTGTTCGATGTGTGGATGATGGTTGTGTTTGGGGTAGTTGGCTTCCTGATGAAGAAATGGGACGTTCCCGCAGTGCCCCTGGTGATCGCCTTGGTGTTGTCCGAAGCGTTGGAGACTTCCCTCAGGCAGGCCCTCAAGATCTCGGGGGGAAGCCTGATGATTTTCACAAGGCCCCTGAGCTTGGCGATTCTGCTTCTCGCCCTTGCCTCGTTTGGTGTTTCGCTGTACAGCAGGGCCAAGGAAGGGAGGCTGGCCGGCGCTATCGAGGCGGGCGGAGAAGACGTCGGATAG
- a CDS encoding tripartite tricarboxylate transporter substrate binding protein: protein MKLRIAAAVLLVAILLGVTAGCGGTASREPESPKYPTKPIDLIVAFPPGGSSDMTARLLAERLSKEWGVPINVVNKPGGGGTVGTLDVVQAKPDGYTMLTHSITCTLAAATSTQCPYKWDQMTPVSLVMANALVLTISPDLPYSSVAELLDAIKKDPSKFKAGVGSAGAPAVFGLVKLFDATGIDPKSVEMVVFQGGAPTLAAVAGGHVQLASQNLPEAVSLINAGKLKALAVTTDTRGKSVPNVPTAREAGFPAYDQLGWNGISGPPGLPDYVVKKWAEGIQKVVQDPSFVEKIESMDAVVIYKGPDDFKQFVEQEYKSALAIAERVGIRK from the coding sequence ATGAAATTACGGATTGCGGCAGCCGTGTTGCTCGTAGCCATCCTGCTTGGAGTAACGGCGGGGTGCGGCGGCACGGCCAGTAGAGAACCGGAATCTCCGAAGTATCCCACCAAACCGATTGACCTTATCGTGGCGTTCCCGCCGGGTGGCTCGTCGGATATGACGGCCCGCCTGTTGGCAGAGCGCCTTTCGAAGGAATGGGGTGTTCCTATCAACGTGGTTAACAAGCCTGGGGGAGGGGGCACCGTCGGCACTCTGGATGTCGTGCAGGCGAAGCCGGACGGATACACCATGCTGACCCACTCGATCACGTGCACCCTGGCGGCGGCGACCAGCACCCAGTGCCCCTATAAGTGGGATCAGATGACGCCTGTCTCCCTCGTGATGGCCAATGCTCTGGTCCTGACCATTTCGCCGGATCTGCCCTACAGTTCGGTGGCAGAATTGCTTGATGCTATCAAGAAGGATCCCTCGAAGTTCAAGGCGGGCGTGGGCTCGGCAGGGGCCCCGGCTGTCTTTGGGTTGGTCAAGCTATTCGATGCTACAGGGATCGACCCCAAATCGGTGGAGATGGTGGTATTCCAGGGCGGAGCGCCGACCCTGGCGGCCGTCGCCGGGGGGCATGTCCAGCTTGCGTCCCAAAACCTGCCTGAGGCTGTGTCACTGATCAACGCGGGTAAATTGAAGGCCCTTGCTGTGACTACGGACACCAGAGGCAAGTCAGTCCCCAACGTTCCCACTGCCAGGGAAGCAGGGTTTCCAGCGTACGACCAGCTGGGCTGGAACGGGATTTCCGGTCCTCCGGGCCTTCCAGATTATGTGGTGAAGAAGTGGGCTGAAGGCATTCAGAAGGTTGTGCAGGACCCCTCTTTTGTCGAGAAGATCGAGAGCATGGATGCGGTCGTGATCTACAAGGGACCGGATGATTTCAAGCAGTTCGTAGAGCAGGAGTACAAGAGCGCGCTGGCGATTGCAGAGCGGGTTGGGATAAGGAAGTAG
- a CDS encoding cupin domain-containing protein: protein MPKPEIEFSLLADAEWRAAEGYPPGVKEKVLANDPETGALTRLLRFEPGARTTQVLAHDFWEEVYILEGKLIQGESVFEQGSYACRPPGMLHGPYYAPEGCTTFEVRYYL, encoded by the coding sequence GTGCCCAAGCCAGAGATAGAGTTCTCGTTGCTGGCGGATGCGGAGTGGAGGGCGGCCGAAGGGTACCCTCCGGGAGTGAAGGAGAAGGTCCTTGCTAACGATCCTGAGACGGGTGCCTTAACCAGGCTGTTGAGGTTCGAACCGGGGGCCCGGACGACCCAGGTGCTAGCGCACGACTTCTGGGAGGAGGTGTACATCCTGGAGGGAAAGCTCATCCAGGGTGAGAGCGTCTTCGAGCAGGGTAGCTATGCGTGCCGGCCGCCGGGCATGCTGCACGGCCCGTACTATGCGCCGGAAGGCTGTACGACCTTCGAAGTTCGCTACTATCTGTGA